A single region of the Mycobacterium avium subsp. avium genome encodes:
- a CDS encoding thiolase family protein, whose translation MNDVAIIGVGLHPFGRFEGKSAMEMAVDAIQLAVADAGVEWKDIQAATGGSWTVANPDAIVGMVGLSGIPFTNVFNACATAASAAKACADGIRLGDYDIGIAIGLDKHPRGAFTEDPALVGMPRWYAENGQYLTTQFFGMKANRYLHQHGISQRTLAKVAAKNFRNGARNPNAFRRKPIPEDEILNSPMLNYPLTQYMFCAPDEGAAAVVMCRADIAHRYSAKPVYLRAVEVRTRRYGAYEVNTTFAPVDEDVAPTVYAARAAFEKAGVAPQDVDVIQLQDTDAGAEIIHMAECGFCADGEQEKLLADGVTEITGAMPINTDGGLIANGEPIGASGLRQIHELVRQLRGEAGDRQVAGEPRVGFAQLYGAPGTAAATILTT comes from the coding sequence ATGAATGACGTCGCCATCATCGGCGTCGGCCTGCACCCGTTCGGCCGCTTCGAGGGCAAGTCCGCGATGGAGATGGCCGTCGACGCCATCCAGCTCGCGGTGGCCGACGCGGGTGTCGAATGGAAGGACATCCAGGCCGCCACCGGGGGCAGCTGGACGGTGGCCAACCCGGACGCGATCGTCGGCATGGTGGGGCTTTCGGGCATTCCGTTCACCAACGTGTTCAATGCCTGCGCGACCGCGGCCAGTGCCGCCAAGGCGTGCGCCGACGGGATCCGGCTCGGTGACTACGACATCGGCATCGCCATCGGCCTGGACAAGCACCCGCGGGGTGCGTTCACCGAGGACCCGGCCCTGGTGGGGATGCCGCGCTGGTATGCCGAGAATGGGCAGTACCTCACCACACAGTTCTTCGGCATGAAGGCCAACCGCTACCTGCACCAGCACGGCATCTCGCAGCGGACCCTGGCCAAGGTCGCGGCCAAGAACTTCCGCAACGGCGCCCGCAACCCGAATGCCTTCCGGCGCAAGCCGATCCCGGAGGATGAGATCCTCAACTCGCCGATGCTGAACTACCCGCTCACCCAGTACATGTTCTGCGCGCCCGACGAGGGCGCGGCGGCGGTGGTGATGTGCCGGGCCGACATCGCGCACCGGTACAGCGCCAAGCCCGTCTATCTGCGCGCGGTCGAGGTGCGCACCCGCCGCTACGGCGCCTACGAGGTGAACACCACCTTCGCCCCGGTCGACGAGGATGTGGCGCCCACCGTGTACGCGGCGCGGGCCGCGTTCGAAAAGGCCGGTGTGGCACCGCAAGACGTCGACGTGATCCAGCTGCAGGACACCGACGCCGGGGCGGAGATCATCCACATGGCGGAGTGCGGGTTCTGCGCCGACGGCGAGCAGGAGAAGCTGCTCGCCGACGGAGTCACCGAGATCACCGGCGCGATGCCGATCAACACCGACGGCGGGCTGATCGCCAACGGCGAACCGATCGGCGCGTCCGGCCTGCGCCAAATCCACGAGCTGGTGCGGCAATTGCGTGGCGAAGCCGGCGATCGGCAGGTGGCCGGTGAGCCGCGCGTCGGGTTCGCTCAGCTCTACGGTGCCCCGGGTACCGCGGCGGCCACCATCCTCACCACCTGA
- a CDS encoding acyl-CoA dehydrogenase family protein, which produces MDFSRVTLSDEDQRFLDEAREFLRTHVTDEVRRRDRETGDNFDEGVHLALGAAGYLEREWKPEAEGGFSRVQRRIWELEKRRAHVPWVTWGTTAMVARSVAKFGSEELQREVLPGVFSGHVRLCLGYTEPEGGSDVATCKTRAVRDGNGWIINGSKMFTTGAHNCQYVFLITNTDPDAPKHKSLTMFLVPLDSPGIDIQGIRTVDGDRTNIVYYSDVRVDDKYRLGDVNAGWTVLREPLNVEHGAVAAAPDGLQDVSIMMHQAGFMADTLDKVAAKVTLPDPHGRRLIDDSAIAYRLGRNAARMEAALSAPSIYGRVALAQTMRDISPDLMDILGTASALPVGTDGAADDGASEYVFRFAPLVGIYGGTLEVFRNMIAQYMLGLGKPAYAPVAQRAS; this is translated from the coding sequence GTGGACTTCTCACGTGTCACGCTGTCCGACGAGGACCAGCGATTCCTGGACGAGGCTCGCGAGTTCCTGCGCACCCATGTGACCGACGAGGTCAGGCGCCGGGACCGGGAAACCGGCGACAACTTCGACGAGGGCGTGCACCTGGCGTTGGGTGCGGCCGGCTATCTGGAACGCGAATGGAAGCCCGAGGCCGAGGGCGGTTTCAGCCGGGTGCAACGTCGCATCTGGGAGCTGGAGAAACGACGCGCCCACGTGCCCTGGGTGACCTGGGGGACCACCGCCATGGTGGCCCGCTCGGTGGCCAAGTTCGGGTCCGAGGAGTTACAGCGGGAAGTGCTGCCCGGCGTGTTCAGCGGGCACGTGCGGCTGTGCCTGGGCTATACCGAACCCGAGGGCGGATCCGATGTGGCCACCTGCAAGACCAGGGCGGTCCGGGACGGCAACGGCTGGATCATCAACGGCTCCAAGATGTTCACCACCGGGGCGCACAACTGCCAATACGTTTTCCTGATCACCAACACCGACCCCGATGCGCCGAAGCACAAGAGCCTGACCATGTTCCTGGTGCCGCTGGACTCGCCGGGCATCGACATCCAGGGCATCCGCACCGTCGACGGGGACCGCACCAACATCGTCTACTACAGCGACGTGCGGGTCGACGACAAGTATCGGCTGGGCGACGTGAACGCCGGCTGGACCGTGTTGCGCGAGCCGCTCAACGTCGAGCACGGGGCGGTGGCGGCGGCCCCGGACGGGCTGCAGGACGTGTCGATCATGATGCACCAGGCCGGGTTCATGGCCGACACCCTGGACAAGGTCGCGGCCAAGGTCACGCTGCCAGACCCGCACGGGCGCAGGCTCATTGACGATTCGGCGATCGCGTATCGGTTGGGCCGCAACGCCGCGCGGATGGAGGCGGCGCTGAGCGCGCCCAGCATCTACGGACGCGTCGCCCTCGCCCAGACGATGCGCGACATCTCCCCGGACCTGATGGACATCCTGGGCACGGCGTCCGCGCTGCCGGTCGGCACCGACGGCGCGGCCGACGACGGCGCCTCCGAATACGTCTTCCGGTTCGCCCCGCTGGTCGGCATCTACGGCGGCACCCTCGAGGTGTTCCGCAACATGATCGCGCAGTACATGCTCGGCCTGGGCAAGCCGGCCTACGCGCCGGTGGCCCAGCGCGCCAGCTGA
- a CDS encoding acyl-CoA dehydrogenase family protein, with amino-acid sequence MDRYELRRLDYSLTDDHQALQAAYRDFFTTHCPIETVRAAEETGFDKNLWERLCAMGATSMAVPESAGGDGATLVDLTLVAEEIGRSLAPVPWIDQVCTARLLARLGAVEPDVVHGKRLAGFDPQHDSLSGPRLIPTGSIADAIIVRDGDDVVALSFGTRPAKVDNIGRLPMAWVDPAAADTRTVLAGGSDALAEYQRALDEWRVLTAAALVGLVEETMTIAAEFAKTRYTLGVPISTLQGISHPLANIAITVQGGRNLARRAAWFLDNEPDERPELAPSAFVFMAEEAAKAATMAVHVQGGLGVSAEAAATAYLVRARGWALAGGDPGASAKYIGELVAARESGKGA; translated from the coding sequence ATGGACCGCTATGAACTGCGCAGGCTCGACTACAGCCTGACCGACGATCACCAGGCGTTGCAGGCGGCCTACCGCGATTTCTTCACGACGCACTGCCCGATCGAGACGGTACGCGCCGCGGAGGAGACCGGCTTCGACAAGAACCTGTGGGAGCGGTTGTGCGCCATGGGCGCAACGAGCATGGCCGTCCCGGAATCCGCCGGCGGCGACGGGGCGACGCTGGTCGACCTGACGTTGGTGGCCGAGGAGATCGGCAGGTCGCTGGCGCCGGTGCCGTGGATCGACCAGGTCTGCACCGCCCGGCTGCTGGCCCGGCTCGGTGCGGTGGAACCCGATGTCGTTCACGGCAAGCGGCTCGCGGGGTTCGATCCGCAGCACGACAGCCTGTCGGGGCCCCGGCTCATCCCGACCGGGTCGATCGCCGACGCGATCATCGTGCGCGACGGCGACGACGTCGTCGCGCTGAGCTTCGGCACCCGCCCCGCGAAGGTGGACAACATCGGCCGGCTGCCCATGGCCTGGGTGGATCCGGCGGCGGCCGACACCCGCACCGTGCTGGCCGGCGGATCGGATGCACTCGCGGAATATCAACGCGCACTTGACGAGTGGCGCGTGCTCACCGCCGCGGCGCTGGTCGGCCTGGTGGAGGAGACCATGACGATCGCGGCCGAGTTCGCCAAGACCCGCTACACGCTGGGGGTGCCGATCTCGACGCTGCAGGGCATCTCGCACCCGCTGGCCAACATCGCGATCACCGTGCAGGGCGGCCGCAACCTGGCCCGGCGCGCGGCCTGGTTCCTGGACAACGAGCCCGACGAGCGGCCGGAGCTGGCGCCCTCGGCGTTCGTGTTCATGGCCGAGGAAGCGGCGAAGGCGGCCACCATGGCGGTGCATGTGCAAGGCGGGCTTGGTGTTTCGGCGGAGGCGGCGGCGACGGCGTATCTGGTGCGGGCCCGCGGCTGGGCGCTGGCCGGCGGGGATCCCGGGGCCAGCGCGAAGTACATCGGCGAGCTCGTCGCCGCACGGGAAAGCGGAAAGGGCGCATAG
- a CDS encoding amidohydrolase family protein, which yields MKAIDCLVNVHFGETEKQPTWMLKVRDDYFKGPASMFAPVELSELIDEMDAQGVRKAILMDNLAKPSVTARKFVEDKPERFALAMGGVNLLRPIPSLRELGAVVADLPVAYAAVGPSFWGDGQYPPSDAVYYPLYTKCAELELPLCVNTGIPGPPIPGEVQNPIHLDRVCVRFPELKLCMIHGADPWWDVAIRLLLKYANLRLMTSAWSPKRLPESLLHYMRTRGQDKVIFASDWPVLKMHRVVPEAAGLDLPADVLENYLYNNAHEFFFGGHKEG from the coding sequence ATGAAAGCAATCGATTGTCTGGTCAACGTGCACTTCGGCGAGACCGAGAAGCAGCCGACGTGGATGCTCAAGGTGCGCGACGACTACTTCAAGGGACCGGCGTCGATGTTCGCGCCCGTCGAGTTGTCCGAGCTGATCGACGAGATGGACGCCCAGGGGGTGCGCAAAGCCATCCTGATGGACAACCTGGCCAAGCCGTCGGTGACCGCGCGCAAGTTCGTCGAGGACAAGCCCGAGCGTTTCGCCCTGGCGATGGGTGGGGTGAACCTGCTGCGGCCGATCCCGTCCCTGCGCGAGCTCGGCGCCGTCGTCGCCGACCTGCCCGTCGCGTATGCCGCTGTAGGACCGAGCTTTTGGGGGGATGGCCAGTATCCGCCCAGCGACGCCGTCTACTATCCGCTCTACACCAAGTGCGCCGAGCTCGAGCTGCCGCTGTGCGTCAACACCGGCATTCCCGGGCCCCCGATCCCGGGGGAGGTGCAGAATCCGATCCACCTCGACCGGGTCTGCGTGCGCTTCCCGGAACTCAAGCTGTGCATGATCCACGGCGCGGACCCTTGGTGGGACGTCGCCATCAGGCTGTTGCTCAAATACGCCAACCTGCGCCTGATGACGTCGGCCTGGTCGCCAAAGCGGTTGCCGGAGAGCCTGTTGCACTACATGCGTACCCGCGGGCAGGACAAGGTCATCTTCGCGTCCGACTGGCCGGTGCTCAAAATGCATCGCGTCGTCCCCGAGGCGGCCGGGTTGGATCTGCCCGCCGACGTGCTGGAAAACTACCTCTACAACAACGCGCACGAATTCTTCTTCGGTGGCCACAAGGAAGGCTGA
- a CDS encoding acyl-CoA synthetase: MSEWTIGAVLDEIADVIPDRTMTVCGDRRSTFAESADRTRRLANFLSGNGLGVHRERAVLQNWECGQDRVALVMHNDLYPDMVVGCLKARTVPVNVNYHYTPREVGELFDYLRPRAVIYHRGLGPKFADVLGRGDVDLLIAVDDGSEAPQLPGAVSLNDALAQGDTGHPVPGSPDDLLMICTGGTTGRPKGVLWRQSDIYVSSMVGADHACAQEIRDKVSGAAGAPWFAVSPLMHAAGMWTAFAAIMSGTTVVLYDTGKKLDPRSVWETAQRERVGMMTMVGDAYAAPLVAELRRGSYDLSSLYAIGTGGAATNAKYQQALLELLPHITLINGYGSSETGNMGFGHSRTGTRTDTFTLREGGLVLAEDYSRFLSPGEPQLGWVAREGRIPLGYFDDPDATRKTFPVIDGKQVVISGDRAALEPDGTLRLFGRDSLVVNTGGEKVFVEEVEEVLRAHPAVADALVVGRPSGRWGEEIVALVELRAGTGAAADELHAHCTSRLARFKAPKEFLFVAAVQRLGNGKADYRWAKRHAVTEASEKAPMST, encoded by the coding sequence GTGAGCGAATGGACCATAGGGGCGGTTCTCGACGAAATCGCCGACGTCATCCCCGACCGCACGATGACGGTGTGCGGCGACCGCCGCAGCACGTTCGCCGAGTCGGCGGACCGCACCCGCCGGTTGGCGAACTTCCTGTCCGGCAACGGATTGGGCGTGCACCGGGAACGCGCGGTCCTGCAGAACTGGGAGTGCGGGCAGGACCGGGTCGCCCTGGTCATGCACAACGATCTGTACCCGGACATGGTCGTCGGCTGCCTCAAGGCGCGCACCGTGCCGGTGAACGTCAACTACCACTACACGCCGCGTGAGGTCGGTGAGCTCTTCGACTACCTGAGACCGCGGGCGGTCATCTACCACCGCGGGCTGGGGCCGAAGTTCGCCGACGTCCTCGGCCGCGGCGACGTCGACCTGCTCATCGCGGTCGACGACGGCAGCGAGGCCCCGCAACTGCCGGGCGCGGTGTCGCTAAATGATGCTCTGGCCCAAGGCGATACCGGTCACCCGGTGCCGGGATCGCCTGACGATCTGCTGATGATCTGCACCGGCGGGACGACGGGCCGGCCCAAGGGGGTGCTGTGGCGCCAGTCCGACATCTACGTGTCGTCGATGGTGGGGGCGGATCACGCCTGCGCTCAGGAGATCCGCGACAAGGTCAGCGGCGCCGCCGGGGCGCCGTGGTTCGCCGTCTCGCCGCTGATGCACGCGGCCGGCATGTGGACGGCGTTCGCGGCGATCATGTCGGGGACCACCGTGGTGCTCTACGACACCGGCAAGAAGCTCGACCCGCGATCGGTGTGGGAGACCGCCCAGCGTGAGCGGGTCGGGATGATGACCATGGTCGGCGACGCCTACGCGGCACCGCTGGTCGCCGAATTGCGGCGCGGCTCATATGATTTGTCGTCGCTGTACGCCATCGGCACCGGGGGAGCGGCAACCAACGCCAAATACCAGCAGGCCCTGCTGGAGCTGCTTCCCCACATCACTCTCATCAACGGTTACGGGTCGTCGGAGACCGGCAACATGGGATTCGGCCACAGCCGAACCGGCACCCGAACCGACACCTTCACACTGCGCGAGGGTGGGCTGGTGCTCGCCGAGGACTACAGCCGCTTCCTTTCCCCCGGCGAGCCGCAGCTGGGCTGGGTCGCCCGCGAGGGACGAATCCCGTTGGGGTACTTCGACGATCCCGACGCCACCCGCAAGACCTTTCCGGTGATCGACGGCAAACAAGTGGTGATCTCCGGAGACCGCGCCGCCCTGGAACCCGACGGAACACTGCGGTTGTTCGGGCGGGACTCGCTGGTGGTCAACACCGGTGGGGAGAAGGTCTTCGTCGAGGAGGTCGAGGAGGTGCTGCGCGCCCACCCGGCCGTCGCCGACGCGCTGGTGGTCGGGCGGCCCAGCGGGCGTTGGGGCGAGGAAATCGTCGCGCTGGTGGAACTTCGTGCCGGAACCGGTGCCGCCGCCGACGAGTTGCACGCGCACTGCACGTCGCGGCTGGCGCGGTTCAAGGCGCCCAAGGAATTTCTGTTCGTCGCTGCGGTTCAGCGCCTGGGCAACGGTAAGGCGGATTACCGTTGGGCCAAACGTCACGCTGTCACCGAAGCTAGCGAGAAGGCGCCGATGTCGACATGA
- a CDS encoding amidohydrolase family protein, which produces MTALNYRVIDVDNHYYEPLDSFTRHLDKKFKRRGVQMLSDGKRTWAVIGDRVNHFIPNPTFDPIIVPGCLDLLFRGEIPDGVDPASLMKVERLADHPEYQNRDARIAVMDEQDIETAFMLPTFGCGVEEALKHDIEATMASVHAFNLWLDEDWGFDRPDHRIIAAPIVSLADPTRAVEEVDFVLARGAKLVLVRPAPVPGLVKPRSLGDRSHDPVWARLAEAGVPVGFHLSDSGYLHIAAAWGGKSTFEGFGAKDPLDQVLLDDRAIHDTMASMIVHGVFTRHPKLKAVSIENGSYFVHRLIKRLKKAANTQPQYFPEDPVEQLRNNVWIAPYYEDDLPELARVIGVDKILFGSDWPHGEGLASPVSFTAELKGFSESDIRKIMRDNALDLLGVQVGSAA; this is translated from the coding sequence ATGACCGCCCTGAACTATCGCGTGATCGACGTCGACAACCACTATTACGAGCCGCTGGACTCGTTCACCCGCCACCTCGACAAGAAGTTCAAACGCCGCGGCGTCCAGATGCTCAGCGACGGCAAGCGCACCTGGGCGGTGATCGGCGACCGGGTCAACCACTTCATCCCCAACCCCACCTTCGACCCGATCATCGTGCCGGGCTGCCTGGACCTGTTGTTCCGCGGCGAGATCCCCGACGGCGTCGACCCGGCGTCGCTGATGAAGGTCGAGCGGCTGGCCGATCACCCCGAGTACCAGAACCGCGACGCCCGGATCGCGGTGATGGACGAGCAGGACATCGAGACGGCGTTCATGTTGCCGACGTTCGGTTGCGGGGTCGAGGAGGCGCTCAAGCACGACATCGAGGCGACGATGGCGTCCGTGCACGCGTTCAACCTGTGGCTCGACGAGGACTGGGGCTTCGACCGGCCCGATCACCGGATCATCGCCGCGCCCATCGTCTCGCTGGCCGATCCGACCAGGGCGGTCGAAGAGGTCGACTTCGTGCTGGCCCGCGGCGCCAAGCTGGTGCTGGTGCGCCCGGCGCCGGTGCCCGGCCTGGTCAAGCCGCGGTCGCTGGGCGATCGCAGCCACGACCCGGTGTGGGCCCGGCTGGCCGAAGCCGGGGTGCCGGTGGGATTTCACCTGTCCGACAGCGGCTATCTGCACATCGCGGCGGCCTGGGGCGGCAAGTCGACGTTCGAGGGCTTCGGCGCGAAGGACCCGCTGGATCAGGTGCTGCTCGACGACCGGGCGATCCACGACACGATGGCCTCGATGATCGTGCACGGCGTGTTCACCCGGCACCCCAAACTCAAGGCGGTCAGCATCGAAAACGGTTCGTACTTCGTGCATCGGCTGATCAAGCGGCTGAAGAAGGCGGCCAACACCCAGCCCCAGTACTTCCCCGAGGACCCGGTGGAACAGCTGCGCAACAACGTGTGGATCGCCCCCTACTACGAGGACGACCTGCCGGAGCTGGCGCGGGTCATCGGCGTCGACAAGATCCTGTTCGGTTCCGACTGGCCGCACGGCGAAGGCCTCGCATCGCCGGTGTCGTTCACCGCGGAACTGAAGGGATTCAGCGAGTCCGACATTCGAAAGATCATGCGGGACAACGCCCTCGATCTGCTCGGCGTGCAAGTTGGCTCGGCCGCCTGA
- a CDS encoding enoyl-CoA hydratase, with protein MSAADHVVTDEAVLYQTTETGVAVVTFNRPERLNAWGPDISSGFYACIDRAEADPAVRVIVLTGAGRGFCAGANLGGAGSIDAKLGDGDTDVTALVGDRHPHFLTALRKPIIAAINGACVGIGLTHALMCDVRFAAAGAKFATAFTRRGLIAEYGITWILPRLAGWGAAMDLLLSGRTFFAEEAAKLGLVNEIVAPDELMARALTYADDIARNCSPASLAVIKRQAYDDALRDVVDVSARAETLMHESLQRPDVIEGITSFLEKRPPRFPPLAT; from the coding sequence ATGAGTGCCGCCGACCATGTGGTCACCGACGAGGCGGTGCTGTACCAGACCACGGAAACCGGCGTTGCGGTCGTGACGTTCAACCGGCCCGAGCGGCTCAACGCCTGGGGACCCGACATCTCGAGCGGCTTCTACGCGTGCATCGACCGCGCCGAGGCGGACCCCGCGGTCCGGGTGATCGTGTTGACGGGCGCCGGTCGGGGGTTCTGCGCGGGCGCCAACCTGGGCGGCGCGGGATCCATCGATGCGAAGCTGGGCGACGGCGACACCGACGTCACCGCGTTGGTCGGCGATCGCCATCCCCACTTCCTGACCGCACTGCGCAAACCGATCATCGCCGCGATCAACGGCGCCTGCGTCGGCATCGGGCTGACCCACGCCCTGATGTGCGACGTGCGGTTCGCGGCCGCCGGCGCCAAGTTCGCCACCGCGTTCACCCGCCGGGGACTGATCGCCGAGTACGGCATCACCTGGATCCTGCCGCGGCTGGCCGGCTGGGGCGCGGCGATGGACCTGCTGTTGAGCGGGCGCACCTTCTTCGCCGAGGAGGCCGCAAAACTCGGGCTGGTCAACGAGATCGTCGCACCCGACGAGCTGATGGCCCGCGCCCTGACCTACGCCGACGACATCGCCCGCAACTGTTCGCCGGCGTCGCTGGCGGTGATCAAGCGGCAGGCCTACGACGACGCGCTGCGCGACGTCGTCGACGTCAGCGCCCGCGCCGAAACCCTCATGCACGAGTCGCTGCAGCGCCCCGACGTCATCGAGGGCATCACCAGCTTCCTGGAGAAGCGGCCGCCGCGGTTCCCACCCCTGGCCACCTGA
- a CDS encoding dihydrodipicolinate synthase family protein gives MATAADARTWARGALRGIGDSLYTPFCGPDGDDIDWDAYRELVRYCVGDLGHPMLWCTSGIAEFWALTLDERKRLLEVAIEEGRAANPDVVIQACTAAMSAKDCVELTLHAQQVGADIAYIQTPMMEAHGGEGVLRFFEYVAARTDIALGMFNSPSSGYVLTPAESARIYHEVPAVCATKEGAFRPGASRLLHELAPGLVLWECDKTVYRAGWLRDGIVCPAQLGTAGYLFETPQRRLFSEYWDLVQSGKLIEAMDYGRESGLDQFDLDVGPWWTCYPGRADYFTHWGGAFKYAASLLGLPTGAYPHSRPPQAELPAEAKAQIENAYQRLGLLATALR, from the coding sequence GTGGCTACGGCAGCAGACGCGCGCACCTGGGCGCGCGGCGCATTGCGGGGGATCGGTGACTCCCTCTACACCCCGTTCTGCGGACCGGACGGCGACGACATCGACTGGGACGCCTACCGGGAACTGGTGCGCTACTGCGTCGGCGATCTCGGCCACCCGATGTTGTGGTGCACCAGCGGCATCGCCGAGTTCTGGGCCCTGACCCTCGATGAGCGAAAACGCCTGCTGGAAGTGGCAATCGAAGAAGGACGCGCCGCGAATCCCGACGTGGTGATCCAGGCCTGCACGGCGGCCATGTCGGCGAAGGACTGCGTGGAGTTGACGCTGCACGCCCAGCAGGTGGGCGCCGACATCGCCTACATCCAGACGCCGATGATGGAGGCCCACGGCGGCGAAGGCGTGTTGCGCTTCTTCGAGTATGTGGCGGCGCGCACCGACATCGCCCTGGGCATGTTCAACTCGCCGTCGTCGGGCTACGTGCTGACGCCGGCCGAAAGCGCCCGGATCTATCACGAGGTTCCCGCGGTGTGCGCCACCAAGGAAGGCGCCTTCCGGCCGGGGGCCAGCCGGCTGCTGCACGAGCTGGCACCCGGCCTGGTGCTCTGGGAATGCGACAAGACGGTGTACCGCGCCGGGTGGCTGCGCGACGGGATCGTGTGCCCGGCGCAGCTGGGTACCGCCGGCTACCTGTTCGAGACCCCGCAGCGCCGATTGTTCTCCGAATATTGGGATTTGGTGCAGAGCGGCAAGCTCATCGAGGCGATGGACTACGGCCGGGAATCCGGGTTGGACCAGTTCGACCTGGACGTCGGGCCGTGGTGGACCTGCTACCCGGGCAGGGCCGATTACTTCACCCACTGGGGCGGGGCGTTCAAGTACGCCGCCTCGCTGCTGGGGCTGCCGACCGGCGCCTACCCGCACTCGCGTCCCCCGCAGGCCGAGCTGCCCGCCGAGGCCAAGGCCCAGATCGAGAACGCCTACCAGCGGCTGGGCCTCCTGGCAACGGCGTTGCGGTAG
- a CDS encoding SDR family NAD(P)-dependent oxidoreductase: MDLGLANAAAVVVGGSRGMGLATARCLADEGARVAVIGRSRDALDSAVTDLTRRGSPDALGLVADIGDDAAVGQAFGELARRWDGELNALVITVGPGAAGTFEDLTDEQWRQAVEDGVLGMVRCVRAALPLLRKAQWARIVNFSAHSTQRQSVLLPAYTAAKSMLTSVSKNLSLLLAKDEILVNVISPGSIASESLVGWANSVGVDGRDPYALMEAIGKHFGHPAHMPRAGLPEEIGPVAAFLASRRNSYMTGANINVDGGSDFT; this comes from the coding sequence ATGGATCTAGGGCTGGCCAATGCCGCCGCGGTGGTGGTCGGCGGCAGCCGCGGGATGGGGTTGGCGACGGCGCGCTGCCTGGCCGATGAGGGCGCGCGGGTCGCGGTGATCGGCCGCAGCCGCGACGCCCTCGACTCGGCGGTGACCGATCTCACCCGACGCGGCAGCCCGGACGCGCTCGGGCTGGTCGCCGACATCGGCGACGACGCCGCGGTGGGCCAGGCGTTCGGCGAGCTCGCGCGGCGCTGGGACGGCGAACTCAATGCTCTGGTGATCACGGTGGGGCCGGGCGCGGCCGGCACGTTCGAGGACCTGACCGACGAGCAGTGGCGCCAGGCCGTCGAGGACGGGGTGCTGGGCATGGTGCGCTGTGTCCGTGCGGCACTTCCGCTGCTGCGCAAGGCGCAATGGGCGCGGATCGTCAACTTCTCGGCGCATTCGACGCAGCGTCAAAGCGTGCTGCTGCCCGCCTACACCGCGGCCAAATCGATGCTGACGAGTGTTTCCAAGAACCTGTCCCTGCTGCTGGCCAAGGACGAGATCCTGGTCAACGTGATCTCGCCGGGCAGCATCGCGTCGGAATCGCTGGTGGGCTGGGCGAATTCGGTGGGCGTCGACGGGCGCGACCCGTACGCCCTGATGGAGGCGATCGGCAAGCATTTCGGTCATCCCGCGCACATGCCGCGCGCCGGCCTGCCGGAGGAGATCGGACCGGTCGCGGCGTTCCTGGCCTCACGACGCAACTCCTACATGACGGGCGCCAACATCAACGTCGACGGCGGTTCGGACTTCACCTGA
- a CDS encoding TetR/AcrR family transcriptional regulator, which yields MEVPVVAKQATADKRQRRERGSINPDDIITGAFELAEQVSIDNLSMPLLGKHLGVGVTSIYWYFRKKDDLLNAMTDRALSKYVFATPYVEASDWRETLRNHARLMRKTFMGNPILCDLILIRAALSPKAARLGAQEMEKAVANLVQAGLSPEDAFDTYSAISVHVRGSVVLQRLYEKNQSSDVGPRAIEDAVAIDPEKTPLLAQVTRIGHRIGAPDETNFEYGLTCILDHASRLIEEGKGAKAGPSRQRKPAKSSAARGRTKAPANR from the coding sequence ATGGAGGTGCCCGTAGTGGCAAAACAGGCAACCGCCGACAAGCGCCAACGACGCGAGCGCGGGTCCATCAATCCCGATGACATCATCACCGGCGCTTTCGAACTCGCGGAGCAGGTGTCGATCGACAACCTGAGCATGCCGCTGCTGGGCAAACATCTCGGTGTCGGTGTGACGAGCATCTACTGGTACTTCCGCAAGAAGGACGACCTGCTCAACGCCATGACCGACCGCGCGCTGAGCAAGTACGTGTTCGCCACCCCTTACGTCGAAGCCAGCGACTGGCGCGAGACGTTGCGAAATCACGCCCGTTTGATGCGTAAGACGTTCATGGGCAACCCCATTCTGTGCGACCTGATTCTGATTCGGGCGGCGCTGAGCCCCAAGGCGGCGCGGCTGGGGGCCCAGGAGATGGAAAAAGCGGTGGCCAATCTGGTGCAGGCCGGCCTGTCACCGGAGGACGCGTTCGACACCTACTCGGCGATCTCCGTTCACGTGCGCGGTTCGGTGGTGCTGCAACGGCTCTACGAAAAGAATCAGTCGTCCGACGTCGGGCCGCGCGCCATCGAGGACGCCGTTGCCATCGATCCGGAAAAGACCCCGCTGCTGGCTCAAGTGACCCGGATCGGTCATCGCATCGGGGCGCCCGACGAAACCAATTTCGAGTACGGCCTGACCTGCATCCTCGACCACGCCAGCCGGCTGATCGAGGAGGGTAAGGGCGCTAAGGCCGGGCCGTCGCGGCAGCGCAAGCCCGCCAAGTCGTCGGCCGCGCGGGGCCGCACCAAGGCGCCGGCGAATCGCTGA